The nucleotide sequence GGACGGAAATTTTCCCATCGCGGGCAATCGCGGCCCGAATGCCGCAATCGTCCATCTCAATCTGGCCCCCGGCATGGTCGACGCCGTGTCCGTGCTCGACGCGCTGCTCACGGTCGTGCCGGTGCAGGCGGCCACGGTGATGGAGCCACCGTCCGATTATGCCCCGGAGATTCACGCCATTTATCAAGACAAGCTCGGGGCGCACGTGGCGTGGAGTGCGATGGAACGCTGGTCATTTTACGAGAAAATCGCGTCACCCCGCACCACGCTGATGATCGCCACCGGCGAACAGCGTCGGTTCG is from Synoicihabitans lomoniglobus and encodes:
- a CDS encoding RbsD/FucU family protein; amino-acid sequence: MLNTRLIHPQILAALAASGHYSQVLVADGNFPIAGNRGPNAAIVHLNLAPGMVDAVSVLDALLTVVPVQAATVMEPPSDYAPEIHAIYQDKLGAHVAWSAMERWSFYEKIASPRTTLMIATGEQRRFANLLLEIGVVKLAAESF